The genomic interval GTCACAGCTAAAATAATCCAATTCCATCATTGGAATAAAAGAGAAGCTGCAAATTTCTTGGCGCATTTCAGTTTATTGTGAAGAACAATAATGTCCCTGTTCTATAACCTGCTCCTTTCTTCCACTGGAAACGCATCAAATTAGTGTTTTTCCTGAGTCTGGTGAATCATTTTTCTATTTTTGTCTTGCTTACAGTTAAcgtggtgacgattgtgatcatgtctcggggaaagtgcggtctctccaaatgtgtcactcgctacctggtggccatggcagcggcggatctactggtcgttatcatcgatctgatattaaggcagattccgattgtttaTCGGGAACAATTTAGTTTTCTGCGGGTAATTAgaatgtgtaatatccacgccgtcctgctttatgcagccacagactgttcagtctggttcacggtcactttcacctttgatcgatttgtggccatttgttgccagaagctgaaaactaaatattgcaccgagaagacGGCGGCTTTGGTTctaggaacagtgactgtgctgagcggCTTGAAGAACATTTTCTGGTATTTTCTGTATACAAATGAGTATTGGCTTTCTAATAGTCCCTGGTTTTGCCGTGTCCCACCCATTGTAGCTCATTCGCTGGTCTGGACGGTCACTGAATTAATGCATTATGTGTTAACGCCATTTATTCCATTTCTTTTGATTGTACAGTTCAATGTATTAACGGTCAGGCACATTGTCGTGGCCAGCAGAGCACGCAGGAGAATCCGGGGTcccagcagtggggagagtcccagtgacccagagatggagaaccgaaggaaatccatagtTTTACTatttgttatatcggggaatttcatcctgttatgggtgGTGTTCACTGCGTGTTCTATATTGAGACGGTTGGATTATTTGGGATATCCTGTTCCCCTGCCCACATTTGTTACAGAAATCggcttcatgctccagctcctgagttgctgcacgaacacttttgtttatgcagtgacccaaaggaaattcagagaggagttgaggaatggagtgaaatatcccctcgcaatgatggtcaaattaattagatgagaagaaaaataaatgaaaataaggaaatggcagacttgttcaataattactttgtgtcagtcttcacagtcgaggaagaggataatatacctgatgtACCAGGGAAataaataatgaatcaaggattgGAACTCACTAATGTAaaggtaagcaagaaaacagtaataGTAAAAATAATGAGCCGGATTTTGGTATGAACATATCgctgaggctaacagggctcacggTATTTATGTGGAAATCGGAAAGCTGCTGCTGGCGGGCACACATTCGCAGTTAGCAGCgcaaatccagaacttgctctcggAAATATgatgctcctccaaaaagctgtaccAAATCGGTGTCTCGCCGGTTAGCTCCCCGTTTGAATGTATTGAACCACcgaaagttcctgtactgacgtcgcAGCTTCAGACTGAACTCGCCGACAAAAGGGATCAAGTCATTTAGCTTTTAGCGACGTGGTAAGTCTCAATTACTTCCGaacattaacttttacaagtgtggagtatatttacttctgattttaattattgttgggcgttaaaacaataattaaattaattatttttttcactttttctttttgCTTCTTTTAACTCTGTCTAATAACACAAACTTTTTACCCTCTCTTGATTTTGTTTTGTgtgcctgatttaacattgaattcactaatCTAACTgatacttcctggttctgactgcaccGCTATAATCTGATGCATTAAGGAAACACACagctgcttgtcctgttcacacaggtcccacatGCCCTgtcgagtgcaccgtgcattgtGGATTTCTAATTTTCACGACCTTGCggtgcaaaagctcatggaaaatCAATGGGCAAGTGTAAGTCTAATGAACGGCTGGTGGCTTTCGTTTATCACTCACTGCAACATTCAACCCATAGGCCCTAAAGTACTGATAAACCCCTCCGATATGTTGGTTTCCactccaggattttaaaggaaattGAAGATATTTTAGCCATAACCTTCGAAAGTgccctcgattcaggaattgtccattcagattggaaaattgcaaatgtaactccataattatagaaaggtgagagaaaccaggaaatcatAGACCTGTTCGTCTAACACTGGTTGTacggaagttactggaatctataattaaggacaataGGACTTAATTCTTCGAGAAATGTgacctgattagagagagccaacatggatttgtaaagggtaggtcatgtctaacgtacctaattgaatttttgaggaagtaattacAGCAGCAGACAGCGGAATGTCTATAAatgtaatttatatggactttcaaaaggcattcgatacagTTCAACAGAAGAGATTGCtagctaaaattgaagctcatggaattgaaggcaaattattgacctgataaGGCGATTGTTTCGGCGGTAGAAGACACAGAGTAGGGATCATGTGACTATGCTCGAATTGGTTTGTATTCGATCACTGGTTTCTTACAAGAATCTGTGCTGAGGCATAaactattcactgcatttattaatgactgagataacataatgggtagccatatatccaagtttgttgatgacaaaAAGATAGGTTGCATTGCAAGTACTGAAGATGGGAACATAAATTTACAAAGATACATTGATAAATGAATTGAGTGGCCAAaacggtggcagatggatttcaaagcaGCAAGATGTGAGGTCAACCATTTTGGACTAAAAAGGATGAATCTGAGAATGTATTAAATGGTGGAAAGCCAGCAAAATGGAGGTCCAAATAAATGTAGGAATCCATTTACACaggtcactaaaatgtagtggacaggtacaaaaaataatcaaaacttTTAAAGGAATGTTAGATTTTGTAACTCGAGTGTTCGAATATGAAGAGGAGGAAGCATTGCtctagctatacaaaaccctggttagaccacctcTGGAGTACTCTGtgcagatctgggcaccacacctaagaaaggatgtattGCCCTTGGAAGGAgtatagcgcagattcaccagaatgttgccTGGATGCCGAGGGCTCAGTTGTGAGGAAAGATGACatcaactaggcttgtattacctTGCATATCAAAGGTTAGTGCGTGATGCGAGAATTTACTGGGATTACCACCCTATATATATGATTATTAGGATTTACTGCCATCACCAGCGTCTATATTTGGTTATATCGGGGTTTATTGGGACCACCAGACCATATATATATATGCGTTTATCAGGGTTACTGCGATTATCGGTTCACATATCTGAGTGTATATAGATTTATTGGGATCACCAACATATatatctgtgttggtgtttactgGGATCACAAGCCTATGTATCTCGTTTATCGGGGTTTACTGCGATCATCATCCTATATATCCGTTCCGGGGTTTACAAGGATCACCAGCCTATATAACTGTGTTTGTCAGAGTTTACTGGGATCACCATCCGATATATCTTGGTTTATTGCCGTTTATATTGTAAAGGACAACgatggggaggaattcctgaaatgaattcaagagaactttctggaacagtgtgtttccagcccaactggGAAGGAAACtgtactggatctagttctggggaatgaagaggggaggtggagcatgtttcagtgtggGAGCATTAGGGGAACAGTgaacataatatcattaggtttagaatagttatgcaaagggcaaggaacaatcaaacgtgaaaatacttaactggaggaggcaaatctagtgagttaaaaagggatcttatccaggtggattggaatcaaaaattggtcggcaaaacagtaattgaacaatgggaggcctttaaggAGCAGTTATCTCTGGTACAAAGCAGACAAATTCCTATGGAAAGGAAGAGCATTCAAAGCGAGAGATCCGTGGAAGctgcagatatagagattaaaatgaaacaggaaaaggaggc from Heptranchias perlo isolate sHepPer1 chromosome 35, sHepPer1.hap1, whole genome shotgun sequence carries:
- the LOC137301985 gene encoding probable G-protein coupled receptor 139, which encodes MYLSYMIKLQILWALNDIQKIYFPILAAFGVPVNVVTIVIMSRGKCGLSKCVTRYLVAMAAADLLVVIIDLILRQIPIVYREQFSFLRVIRMCNIHAVLLYAATDCSVWFTVTFTFDRFVAICCQKLKTKYCTEKTAALVLGTVTVLSGLKNIFWYFLYTNEYWLSNSPWFCRVPPIVAHSLVWTVTELMHYVLTPFIPFLLIVQFNVLTVRHIVVASRARRRIRGPSSGESPSDPEMENRRKSIVLLFVISGNFILLWVVFTACSILRRLDYLGYPVPLPTFVTEIGFMLQLLSCCTNTFVYAVTQRKFREELRNGVKYPLAMMVKLIR